A genomic segment from Alistipes senegalensis JC50 encodes:
- the lpdA gene encoding dihydrolipoyl dehydrogenase, protein MKYDIIIVGSGPGGYVAAIRAAQLGKKTALVERAEPGGVCLNWGCIPTKALLKSAQVYGYCKNAEHYGLEFAGEVRPDLAKIVTRSRGVAETMSKGVLFLLNKNGIDLIPGFGRLTAPGRIDVDGTEYEADHIVLATGARPREMPFMPVDGEHVISSRQALTLDRLPESMIVVGSGAIGSEFAWFYAALGVKVTIIEYMPRMMPLEDEEVSKTMERAFRKLRATVLTSTTVKSVKVNDEGICEVEIEGKKGAETLTAGIVLSAVGIKSNIEGIGLEELGVAVEHDKIVVDEFYRTNVPGVYAIGDIVPGPALAHVASAEAVCCVEAICGLNPAPVDYTTIPSCIFTQPEVASVGMTEQQAQERGIAYKVGRFPFTASGKATAAGDRDGFIKLLFDDGDRLLGAHLVGASVTEMLAEPTLARTLGATAHQIARTIHAHPTMNEGVMEAAEAAMGAAIHL, encoded by the coding sequence ATGAAATACGACATCATCATCGTGGGCAGCGGCCCCGGAGGTTACGTGGCGGCGATCCGCGCCGCGCAGTTAGGTAAAAAAACGGCGCTCGTGGAGCGCGCCGAGCCGGGCGGCGTATGCCTCAACTGGGGCTGCATCCCGACCAAGGCGCTGCTCAAAAGCGCACAGGTCTACGGCTACTGCAAAAACGCGGAGCACTACGGACTGGAATTCGCGGGCGAGGTGCGCCCGGACCTCGCAAAGATCGTGACACGCTCGCGCGGCGTGGCCGAAACCATGTCGAAAGGGGTGCTGTTCCTGTTGAACAAGAACGGCATCGACCTCATCCCCGGATTCGGACGCCTCACGGCTCCGGGACGCATAGACGTGGACGGTACGGAATACGAGGCCGACCACATCGTCCTCGCCACGGGAGCGCGCCCCCGCGAAATGCCGTTCATGCCCGTCGACGGCGAGCATGTGATCTCGTCGCGGCAGGCGCTGACGCTCGACCGCCTGCCCGAGTCGATGATCGTCGTGGGCTCGGGAGCCATCGGCAGCGAGTTCGCGTGGTTTTACGCCGCGCTGGGCGTGAAGGTTACGATCATCGAGTATATGCCCCGCATGATGCCCCTCGAGGACGAGGAGGTGTCGAAGACCATGGAACGCGCTTTCCGCAAACTGCGCGCGACGGTGCTGACCTCGACCACGGTGAAATCCGTGAAGGTCAACGACGAAGGGATTTGCGAAGTGGAGATCGAGGGTAAAAAGGGCGCCGAGACGCTGACCGCCGGAATCGTGCTGTCGGCCGTGGGCATCAAGTCCAACATCGAAGGCATCGGCCTCGAAGAGCTGGGCGTCGCCGTCGAACACGACAAGATCGTCGTGGACGAGTTCTACCGCACCAACGTGCCGGGCGTCTATGCCATCGGCGACATTGTGCCGGGCCCGGCGCTGGCGCACGTGGCTTCGGCCGAAGCGGTCTGCTGCGTGGAGGCCATCTGCGGTCTGAATCCCGCGCCGGTAGACTACACGACCATCCCGTCGTGCATCTTCACCCAGCCCGAAGTGGCGTCGGTCGGCATGACCGAGCAGCAGGCGCAGGAGCGCGGCATCGCCTATAAGGTCGGACGCTTCCCGTTCACCGCATCGGGCAAGGCGACGGCAGCGGGCGACCGCGACGGATTCATCAAACTGCTCTTCGACGACGGGGACCGCCTACTGGGTGCCCACCTGGTCGGGGCATCGGTGACCGAGATGCTGGCCGAACCGACGCTGGCGCGCACGCTGGGAGCCACGGCCCACCAGATCGCCCGCACGATCCACGCCCATCCGACGATGAACGAGGGCGTGATGGAGGCCGCCGAGGCTGCAATGGGGGCGGCGATCCACCTGTAA
- a CDS encoding PLDc N-terminal domain-containing protein produces MIGTIVWLIGLVCAIWCVMDIFKKNISTAGKVIASIVVLLTSWLGFAVYYFYGRDHLEEWFR; encoded by the coding sequence ATGATTGGAACGATTGTTTGGCTGATCGGCCTCGTATGCGCTATCTGGTGCGTGATGGACATTTTCAAGAAAAACATCTCCACGGCCGGAAAGGTGATCGCATCGATCGTCGTGCTGCTCACCAGCTGGCTGGGATTTGCGGTCTACTATTTCTACGGCCGCGACCATCTGGAAGAGTGGTTCCGGTAA
- the truA gene encoding tRNA pseudouridine(38-40) synthase TruA — protein MRYFLELRYNGAAYCGWQRQPDMPTVQQTLERALTTLLREPVEVTGAGRTDTGVNASYYVAHFDCTAPVADPVQTVYKLNFLLPGDIAVGSMTPVAEGAHARFHACEREYRYFIEPRKNPFTRHMAWQYYVPLDLGRMNEAAAMLTEYDDFTSFAKLNSNNKTNICRVKKAVWTVDERGTMCFTIRADRFLRNMVRSIVGTLVDVGRGRYTPGEFRAIVESRDLSRSSAGAPAQGLFLSGVCYPPEIFEPQCYTKFKLL, from the coding sequence ATGCGTTATTTTCTCGAACTCCGGTACAACGGAGCCGCCTATTGCGGCTGGCAGCGGCAGCCCGACATGCCCACGGTCCAGCAGACGCTGGAACGGGCGTTGACCACCCTGCTGCGCGAGCCTGTCGAGGTGACGGGCGCCGGGCGCACCGACACGGGGGTCAACGCCTCCTATTACGTGGCGCATTTCGACTGCACGGCGCCCGTCGCGGACCCTGTGCAGACGGTCTATAAACTCAATTTCCTGCTTCCGGGCGACATCGCCGTGGGGAGCATGACGCCCGTCGCGGAGGGCGCCCACGCGCGTTTCCACGCCTGCGAGCGGGAGTACCGCTATTTCATCGAGCCGCGCAAGAATCCCTTTACGCGCCACATGGCATGGCAGTATTACGTGCCGCTCGACCTCGGACGGATGAACGAGGCCGCGGCCATGCTGACGGAATACGACGATTTCACCTCTTTCGCCAAGCTCAATTCGAACAACAAGACCAATATCTGCCGCGTGAAAAAGGCCGTCTGGACCGTCGATGAGCGGGGCACGATGTGTTTCACGATCCGTGCGGACCGGTTTTTGCGTAACATGGTGCGGTCGATCGTCGGCACGCTGGTCGATGTAGGACGCGGGCGCTATACGCCCGGGGAGTTCCGTGCGATCGTCGAGAGCCGCGATTTGTCGCGTTCGAGCGCGGGAGCCCCGGCGCAGGGACTGTTCCTGAGCGGAGTATGCTACCCACCGGAAATTTTCGAACCTCAATGTTATACTAAATTCAAATTGTTATGA
- the dapB gene encoding 4-hydroxy-tetrahydrodipicolinate reductase — translation MKAAIIGYGKMGREIERILTERGHEAALVIDTDNAGELDAEHLAGIDVALEFTTPATAYANIRTCLENGTAVVSGTTGWTDRLAELQKLCRERGGALFYASNYCLGVNLMFRLNRQLAAMIGRVGGYGVRIEEVHHTQKLDAPSGTAITLAEGILDNLANKQGWVNYAPGIAHATNRVERSEDTPADRIEIRSVREGAVPGIHTVTYESADDMLELKHTIKNRRTLAMGAVVAAEFLCGKQGVFGMDDLLRN, via the coding sequence ATGAAAGCTGCAATCATCGGATACGGCAAAATGGGCCGTGAAATCGAACGCATACTCACCGAAAGGGGCCACGAGGCGGCCCTTGTCATCGACACCGACAACGCCGGCGAACTCGACGCGGAACATCTGGCGGGGATCGACGTGGCGCTGGAATTCACCACGCCCGCGACGGCCTACGCCAACATCCGCACGTGCCTCGAAAACGGCACGGCGGTGGTGAGCGGCACGACGGGCTGGACCGACCGCCTGGCGGAGTTGCAGAAGTTGTGCCGCGAGCGGGGCGGAGCGCTGTTCTACGCCTCGAACTACTGCCTGGGCGTGAACCTGATGTTCCGCCTCAACCGCCAGCTGGCGGCGATGATCGGCCGCGTGGGCGGCTATGGGGTGCGCATCGAGGAGGTGCACCACACCCAAAAACTCGACGCCCCGAGCGGCACGGCCATCACGCTGGCCGAAGGCATCCTCGACAACCTCGCCAACAAGCAGGGCTGGGTCAACTACGCCCCGGGCATCGCGCATGCCACGAACCGCGTGGAGCGCAGCGAGGACACGCCCGCCGACCGGATCGAAATCCGCTCGGTGCGCGAAGGCGCCGTCCCGGGCATCCACACCGTGACCTACGAGTCGGCGGACGACATGCTGGAACTGAAACACACGATCAAGAACCGCCGCACGCTGGCGATGGGGGCCGTCGTGGCCGCCGAATTCCTCTGCGGCAAACAGGGCGTCTTCGGAATGGACGACCTGCTGCGCAATTAA